One Antarctobacter heliothermus DNA segment encodes these proteins:
- the panC gene encoding pantoate--beta-alanine ligase — protein sequence MIAPIVRSVAELRAMTTAWHRAGETVGAVPTMGALHDGHLSLVAAAKERCDRVIVTIFVNPKQFNSPEDYENYPRTEHDDAAKLARFAVDAIFVPDGDEMYPQGFATGVSVMGLTDVLCGAHRPGHFDGVATVVTKLLLQTSADQAFFGEKDWQQVQVVRRLVADLNIPCEIVGCPTIREIDGLAMSSRNLLLSDRSRGRAAALHEALEDMAEGLRTGQAASDLRPKAEERLTAAGFTKVEYLDLRANEDLSLLERPDRPARLLVAAWLAGVRLIDNIGV from the coding sequence ATGATCGCCCCTATCGTACGCTCGGTCGCCGAGTTGCGCGCGATGACCACCGCGTGGCATCGCGCTGGTGAGACGGTTGGGGCGGTGCCCACGATGGGCGCGCTGCACGACGGACACCTGAGCCTTGTGGCGGCAGCGAAAGAGCGATGCGACCGGGTGATCGTGACGATCTTTGTGAACCCCAAGCAGTTCAACAGCCCCGAAGATTACGAGAACTATCCGCGCACCGAACACGACGACGCGGCTAAACTGGCGCGCTTTGCCGTCGATGCGATCTTTGTGCCCGATGGGGATGAGATGTATCCGCAGGGGTTCGCGACGGGTGTGTCTGTCATGGGTCTGACGGACGTGCTGTGCGGCGCGCACCGGCCCGGACATTTCGACGGGGTGGCCACGGTCGTGACCAAGCTGCTGTTGCAGACATCGGCGGACCAAGCTTTCTTTGGCGAGAAGGACTGGCAGCAGGTGCAGGTGGTGCGGCGGTTGGTGGCAGATCTGAACATCCCCTGTGAGATTGTCGGCTGTCCGACCATCCGAGAGATTGACGGGCTGGCCATGTCGTCACGGAACCTGTTGTTGTCGGATAGGTCGCGGGGGCGGGCGGCGGCGCTGCACGAGGCGCTGGAAGACATGGCAGAGGGGTTGCGCACTGGGCAGGCGGCGTCAGACCTGCGCCCCAAGGCCGAGGAACGGTTAACAGCGGCGGGGTTCACCAAGGTCGAGTATCTGGACTTGCGGGCCAATGAGGATCTGTCGCTGTTAGAGCGACCGGATCGGCCCGCGCGGCTGTTGGTGGCGGCGTGGTTGGCCGGGGTGCGATTGATCGACAATATAGGGGTGTGA
- the panB gene encoding 3-methyl-2-oxobutanoate hydroxymethyltransferase, with the protein MSATAKKRAPMPDDIRARKGGAPLVSLTAYTTPMAQMMDAHCDFVLVGDSVGMVLHGLPSTLGVTMEMMILHGQAVARGLQSAMMVIDMPFGSYEESPQQAFRNAARLMAETGAGAVKLEGGVEMASTIAFLVKRGVPVMAHIGLTPQSINTLGGYKVQGRGDAGEALMADAMAVAKAGAFAVVLEKVPATLADAVTAEVSIPTIGIGASAGCDGQILVVDDMLGLFTAFKAKFVKRYATLGADGEAAIAAYAEDVHARRFPGPEHVFGDAVPDAKA; encoded by the coding sequence ATGAGCGCGACGGCAAAGAAAAGGGCGCCGATGCCGGATGATATCCGCGCCCGCAAAGGGGGCGCGCCGCTGGTCAGTCTGACCGCCTATACGACGCCGATGGCGCAGATGATGGACGCGCATTGCGACTTTGTCTTGGTGGGGGACAGTGTCGGGATGGTGCTGCACGGGTTGCCGTCGACGCTGGGCGTGACGATGGAGATGATGATCCTGCACGGACAGGCGGTAGCGCGCGGGTTGCAGTCTGCCATGATGGTGATCGACATGCCGTTTGGGTCTTATGAAGAAAGCCCGCAACAGGCGTTTCGCAACGCAGCGCGGCTCATGGCCGAGACAGGGGCCGGCGCGGTCAAACTGGAGGGTGGGGTCGAGATGGCGTCGACTATCGCCTTTTTGGTGAAACGCGGCGTGCCGGTTATGGCGCACATTGGCCTGACACCGCAGTCGATCAACACGCTGGGCGGCTACAAGGTGCAGGGGCGCGGGGATGCGGGTGAGGCGCTGATGGCGGATGCTATGGCGGTGGCCAAGGCTGGGGCCTTTGCCGTGGTGCTGGAAAAGGTACCGGCGACCTTGGCAGATGCGGTGACGGCAGAGGTGTCGATCCCTACGATTGGCATCGGCGCCAGCGCCGGCTGCGACGGGCAAATTCTGGTCGTCGACGACATGTTGGGGCTATTCACGGCCTTCAAGGCCAAGTTCGTCAAACGCTATGCCACCTTGGGCGCAGATGGCGAGGCGGCGATTGCCGCCTATGCCGAAGACGTCCATGCACGGCGCTTTCCGGGGCCGGAGCACGTCTTTGGTGATGCTGTGCCGGACGCCAAGGCATGA
- a CDS encoding ABC transporter substrate-binding protein codes for MILRLTLAAALFSGTAAFAQQTDLTLAIQLEPPHLDPTSAAAGAIDSVLYSNVFEGLTRFTETGAVVPGLAREWEISEDGLTYTFHLAEGVTFHDGTTFDAEDVKFSLDRARAVDSTNAQKALYSGIVEVAVIDPMTVQLTLDAPDGNLLFSLAWGDAVIVAPESVEGIKQTPIGTGPFKFDEWRQGDSITLVQNADYWGEAPYLSKATFKFISDPTAAFAAMMAQDVDAFSGFPAPENLPQFEADPRFTVIKGSSEGETILAMNNKQPPFDNPMVREALSHAIDRQAIIDGAMFGLGTPIGTHFAPHNPDYVDLTGLSVHDPDRARMLLVDAGYAEGFTTTLKLPPPSYARRGGEIIASQLRNVGIETEITNLEWAQWLEEVFRGKDFGLTIVSHTEPFDIGIYARPDYYFQYDNPEFQALMKLLNATTDPAARSDMLAEAQTIIAQDYVNAYLFQLAFPTVADARLQGLWPNQPTQANDLTKVRWVE; via the coding sequence ATGATCCTTCGCCTGACCCTTGCTGCCGCGCTTTTCAGCGGCACGGCTGCATTCGCGCAGCAAACTGATCTGACCCTTGCCATTCAGCTAGAGCCGCCGCACCTGGACCCGACCTCGGCCGCCGCCGGGGCCATCGACAGCGTGCTGTATTCCAACGTCTTCGAGGGTCTGACCCGCTTTACAGAGACCGGCGCCGTTGTCCCCGGTCTTGCGCGCGAATGGGAGATTTCCGAGGACGGGCTGACCTATACCTTTCACCTCGCCGAAGGTGTCACCTTTCACGATGGCACGACCTTCGACGCCGAAGACGTGAAATTCAGCCTTGATCGCGCCCGTGCCGTTGACAGCACCAATGCGCAAAAGGCGCTGTATTCCGGCATTGTCGAGGTTGCCGTCATCGACCCGATGACCGTGCAACTGACGCTGGACGCCCCCGATGGCAACCTGCTGTTCAGCCTTGCATGGGGTGACGCGGTGATCGTGGCCCCCGAGAGTGTCGAGGGGATCAAGCAGACCCCCATCGGCACCGGTCCGTTCAAGTTCGACGAATGGCGGCAAGGCGACAGCATCACGCTGGTGCAAAACGCCGACTACTGGGGAGAGGCACCTTATCTGTCCAAGGCAACGTTCAAGTTCATTTCGGACCCCACGGCGGCCTTTGCCGCGATGATGGCGCAGGACGTCGATGCGTTTTCCGGCTTTCCCGCGCCGGAAAATCTGCCCCAGTTCGAGGCCGACCCACGCTTCACCGTTATCAAAGGGTCGTCCGAGGGCGAGACTATCCTTGCGATGAACAACAAACAGCCGCCCTTCGACAACCCGATGGTCAGAGAGGCCCTGTCCCACGCCATCGACCGGCAGGCGATCATCGACGGCGCGATGTTCGGCTTGGGCACGCCCATCGGCACTCATTTCGCACCGCACAACCCCGACTACGTCGATCTGACGGGCCTGTCGGTCCATGATCCTGACCGCGCGCGCATGCTGTTGGTGGATGCGGGCTATGCCGAAGGGTTCACCACCACCCTGAAACTGCCGCCGCCCTCCTACGCCCGCCGCGGGGGAGAGATCATCGCCTCACAACTGCGCAACGTCGGGATCGAGACGGAGATCACCAATCTGGAATGGGCGCAATGGCTGGAAGAAGTATTTCGCGGCAAGGATTTCGGCCTGACCATCGTCAGCCATACCGAACCTTTCGACATCGGCATCTACGCGCGGCCCGATTACTACTTTCAGTATGACAACCCAGAGTTTCAGGCCCTGATGAAGCTGCTGAACGCCACCACGGACCCCGCTGCGCGCAGCGACATGTTAGCCGAGGCGCAGACGATCATCGCACAGGATTACGTCAACGCGTACCTGTTCCAACTAGCCTTTCCCACCGTTGCGGATGCCCGGCTCCAAGGGCTGTGGCCGAACCAGCCGACGCAGGCGAATGACCTGACAAAGGTGCGTTGGGTAGAGTGA
- a CDS encoding ABC transporter permease → MLAYLTRRLTSLILSLIAASVVIFLVVEVAPGDPASYMLGINAQPETVAALRDELGLDQPKMQRYLSWVGGMVTGDFGMSYTYRTPVAEMIATRLWISLPLALYALTLAILLAFPAGLIAAATRGRAPDFGVMAFSQLGVAIPNFWFAMLLVLGFAITWRIFPSGGFPGWDNPLQAIRALTLPAVALALPQAAILARVLRSSLIDTLGEDYIRTARAKGLTRRQTLWRHGVRNALIPVLTIIGLQFSFLIAGGIIIEQVFYLPGLGRLIFQSISQRDLIVVESTVMLLVFAVILVNFLTDLAYALADPRLRKG, encoded by the coding sequence ATGCTGGCCTATCTGACCCGACGCCTGACCTCGCTGATCCTCAGCCTCATCGCCGCCTCGGTGGTGATCTTCCTTGTGGTCGAGGTCGCGCCCGGCGATCCGGCCAGCTATATGCTGGGCATCAATGCCCAACCCGAAACCGTTGCCGCCCTGCGCGACGAACTGGGCCTCGATCAGCCAAAAATGCAACGCTACTTGTCATGGGTCGGCGGGATGGTAACCGGCGATTTTGGCATGTCTTACACCTATCGCACCCCGGTGGCAGAGATGATCGCCACCCGGCTGTGGATCTCTCTTCCCTTGGCGCTGTATGCGCTGACGCTGGCAATCCTGCTGGCCTTTCCGGCGGGGCTGATCGCCGCCGCAACGCGCGGGCGCGCGCCTGATTTCGGGGTCATGGCGTTTTCACAACTGGGCGTGGCGATCCCCAACTTCTGGTTTGCCATGCTGCTCGTGCTGGGCTTTGCGATCACATGGCGGATCTTTCCCTCCGGTGGCTTTCCCGGCTGGGACAACCCTTTGCAGGCGATCCGCGCCCTGACCCTTCCCGCCGTTGCCCTTGCCCTGCCACAGGCCGCCATCCTTGCCCGCGTGCTGCGGTCCTCCCTGATCGACACATTGGGAGAGGATTACATCCGCACCGCCCGCGCCAAAGGGCTGACCCGGCGACAGACCCTTTGGCGGCACGGAGTGCGTAATGCGCTGATCCCGGTGCTGACCATCATCGGGCTGCAATTCTCCTTTCTCATCGCGGGCGGTATCATCATCGAACAGGTTTTCTACCTTCCGGGCCTCGGCCGTCTGATTTTTCAATCCATCAGCCAGCGTGACCTGATCGTTGTGGAATCGACTGTCATGCTGCTGGTCTTTGCTGTGATCCTCGTGAACTTTCTCACCGACCTTGCCTATGCGCTGGCCGATCCAAGGTTGCGCAAGGGATGA
- a CDS encoding ABC transporter permease, which yields MSRNLILGGALTALFLGAAALSFLWTPYGVTALNIPARLQPPNGAHLLGTDHFGRDILSMLMVGARTSIAVALVAVGIGITIGVPLGLAAASRAGGWLDELISRSADLVFAFPSLVIAILITAVFGPSALNAILAIGIFNIPVFARLARGAALSLWTRDFVLAARVAGKNRARISAEHILPNIGNLLIVQSTIQFSLGILAEAGLSYVGLGAQPPVPSWGRMLADAQTLVSLAPHVALIPGLTIVFMVLGLNLLGDGLRDHFDPRLRVLRT from the coding sequence ATGAGCCGCAACCTGATCCTTGGCGGCGCGCTGACGGCACTGTTTCTGGGCGCGGCGGCGCTGTCATTTCTTTGGACCCCGTATGGGGTCACGGCGCTGAACATTCCGGCCCGCCTGCAACCGCCAAATGGCGCACACCTGCTGGGCACCGATCATTTTGGACGAGACATCCTGTCGATGCTGATGGTTGGCGCGCGCACCTCAATTGCCGTGGCTCTGGTTGCGGTGGGCATCGGCATCACGATTGGCGTGCCGCTGGGTCTTGCCGCCGCCAGCCGTGCAGGCGGCTGGCTGGATGAGCTGATCTCACGCTCCGCCGACCTGGTCTTTGCCTTTCCCAGCCTTGTCATCGCCATCCTGATCACCGCCGTCTTTGGCCCCAGCGCGCTGAATGCGATTCTTGCTATCGGGATCTTCAACATCCCCGTGTTCGCCCGCCTTGCCCGTGGCGCGGCGCTATCGCTGTGGACGCGCGACTTTGTCCTCGCCGCGCGGGTCGCGGGCAAGAACCGCGCCCGCATCAGCGCCGAACACATCCTGCCCAACATCGGCAACCTGCTGATCGTGCAAAGCACCATCCAGTTCTCGCTCGGCATCCTCGCCGAGGCAGGGCTAAGTTACGTCGGCCTGGGCGCGCAGCCGCCCGTCCCCTCTTGGGGCCGGATGCTGGCAGATGCGCAGACCCTGGTATCACTAGCACCGCATGTGGCGCTGATCCCCGGCCTGACGATTGTCTTCATGGTGCTGGGGCTGAACTTGCTGGGCGACGGGCTGCGCGATCATTTCGACCCAAGGCTAAGGGTCTTGCGTACATGA
- a CDS encoding ABC transporter ATP-binding protein produces MTAPLLRIDGLSATIHGKRILDRIGLTIAPGEIVALTGESGSGKSMTALATMGLLPQGAQATGQITLNGTDLLTLPEHRLCAVRGNDIGMVFQEPMTALNPVQTIGAQVAETILQHSPRTPRTDARDKAREALLRCGLDLPLSRYPHELSGGQRQRVVIAMAIALRPRLLIADEPTTALDVTTQAQILDLLQDLPRTEGMALMMITHDLAVVANMAHRIALMQNGHIVETGPTAHVLSHRAHPYTRALFEASSHQPHLPPRPDTGPLLSAQGVTCTYPLPRPHPFAKRPSFTAVRDVSFDIGRGERVGLVGESGCGKSTLTRALLGLTPITGGTITLGGDAVFTDHRPNLAVRRRIQVVFQDPYGSFNPRHRVSRLITEPFHLLPNPPQGPDRDTAVAEALSAVGLSPDDAHKHIHAFSGGQRQRLAIARALIIRPDLIVFDEAVSALDVRVRAQILDLMADLSASYGLAYLFISHDLSVVRGITDRIMVMRAGRIVEEGPTEQVFATPRHAYTRTLLDAAPHLPGFSG; encoded by the coding sequence ATGACCGCCCCCCTTCTGAGGATCGACGGCCTATCGGCCACCATCCACGGCAAACGCATTCTGGACAGGATCGGCCTGACCATCGCACCGGGTGAGATCGTCGCCCTGACCGGCGAATCCGGGTCCGGAAAATCCATGACCGCGCTGGCCACCATGGGGCTGTTACCGCAGGGCGCGCAGGCAACAGGCCAGATCACCTTGAACGGCACAGACCTGCTAACCCTGCCAGAACACAGGCTGTGCGCCGTGCGCGGCAATGACATCGGCATGGTCTTTCAGGAACCGATGACCGCGCTCAACCCGGTGCAGACCATCGGCGCGCAGGTGGCCGAAACCATCCTGCAGCACAGTCCCCGCACGCCGCGCACCGATGCGAGGGACAAGGCGCGCGAGGCACTGCTCCGCTGCGGTCTGGACCTGCCGCTGTCGCGCTATCCGCACGAACTGTCCGGCGGTCAGCGTCAGCGCGTGGTGATCGCCATGGCCATAGCCCTGCGCCCTCGCCTGCTGATTGCGGACGAACCTACAACGGCGCTGGACGTGACCACGCAGGCGCAGATCCTCGACCTGTTGCAGGATCTGCCCCGGACCGAAGGCATGGCCCTGATGATGATCACCCATGATCTGGCCGTGGTGGCCAACATGGCCCATCGCATCGCCCTCATGCAAAACGGGCACATTGTCGAAACCGGCCCCACCGCGCACGTTCTCAGTCACCGGGCACACCCCTATACCCGCGCGTTGTTCGAGGCCTCCAGCCACCAGCCTCACCTGCCGCCCCGCCCCGACACCGGCCCGTTGCTGAGCGCACAGGGTGTCACTTGCACCTACCCGCTGCCGCGCCCGCATCCTTTTGCCAAGCGGCCCAGCTTTACCGCCGTGCGCGATGTCAGCTTTGACATTGGGCGCGGCGAACGTGTCGGCCTGGTGGGGGAAAGTGGGTGCGGCAAGTCCACACTGACCCGCGCCCTGCTGGGGCTGACCCCCATCACCGGGGGAACGATCACGCTAGGGGGCGATGCGGTCTTTACCGATCACAGGCCCAACCTGGCGGTGCGCCGTCGCATTCAGGTTGTCTTTCAGGATCCTTACGGCAGCTTTAACCCCCGCCACCGCGTCTCGCGTCTGATCACCGAACCGTTTCATTTGTTGCCCAATCCGCCACAAGGCCCCGATCGGGACACCGCCGTGGCCGAGGCGCTGTCCGCCGTGGGCCTGTCTCCCGACGATGCGCACAAACACATCCATGCCTTTTCCGGCGGCCAACGCCAGCGTCTTGCCATCGCGCGAGCACTGATCATCCGGCCCGACCTGATTGTCTTTGACGAGGCGGTGTCGGCGCTGGATGTGCGCGTGCGGGCGCAGATTCTTGACCTGATGGCCGACCTTAGCGCCTCATACGGGTTGGCATATCTGTTCATCAGCCACGATCTGTCCGTAGTGCGCGGCATAACCGACCGGATCATGGTCATGCGGGCGGGACGCATCGTTGAGGAAGGCCCGACCGAGCAGGTCTTTGCCACCCCCCGACACGCCTACACCAGAACCCTGCTGGACGCCGCGCCGCATCTGCCCGGGTTCAGTGGCTGA
- a CDS encoding SDR family NAD(P)-dependent oxidoreductase — MRFENRYAVVTGGASGIGAGIAHRLATEGAQVTVWDISEANLAAMEGQPNIRTRQIDVTDPEAVTRAMGEDRTAMGGLDTLVCSAGITGPNTIVIEYPTDAWRQVFDLNVNGLFYCNRAAAALMRPGGFGRIVNMASIAGKEGNPNASAYSASKAAVIGLTKSLGKELADTRITVNAIAPAAVHTAIFDQMSEEFIAYMKSKIPMGRFGSIDEITAMACWLASEEASFSTGAVFDQSGGRAVY; from the coding sequence ATGCGTTTTGAAAACCGCTACGCGGTTGTCACCGGCGGCGCGTCGGGTATTGGCGCGGGAATTGCGCACCGCCTTGCCACCGAAGGCGCGCAGGTCACGGTCTGGGACATCAGCGAGGCAAACCTCGCCGCGATGGAGGGCCAGCCCAACATCCGCACCCGGCAGATTGACGTTACTGACCCCGAAGCCGTCACCCGCGCCATGGGCGAGGATCGGACCGCCATGGGCGGGTTGGACACGCTGGTCTGTTCGGCGGGCATCACCGGCCCCAACACTATCGTCATCGAATACCCCACTGACGCATGGCGACAGGTCTTTGATCTCAACGTCAACGGGTTGTTCTATTGCAACCGCGCGGCGGCGGCATTGATGCGGCCCGGCGGGTTTGGCCGCATCGTCAACATGGCCTCTATCGCGGGCAAAGAAGGCAACCCGAATGCCTCGGCCTATTCCGCCTCAAAGGCGGCGGTGATCGGCCTGACCAAATCGCTGGGCAAAGAGCTGGCTGACACGCGCATCACTGTCAACGCCATCGCCCCCGCCGCTGTGCATACTGCGATCTTTGACCAGATGAGCGAAGAGTTCATTGCCTACATGAAATCCAAGATCCCGATGGGTCGCTTTGGCAGTATCGATGAGATCACCGCCATGGCCTGCTGGCTGGCGTCCGAAGAGGCGAGTTTCTCCACCGGGGCGGTCTTTGACCAGTCCGGCGGGCGGGCGGTTTACTAG
- a CDS encoding glucose 1-dehydrogenase codes for MRLQGKRAIVTGGGSGFGEGIATRFAAEGAQVIIADINMDNARKVAGETGAHALHADVADPASVTNLVAEANDLMGGIDILVNNAGITHLPALMEDVSEADFDRVFAVNCKSVYLMARALVPQLKAQGSGAILNVASTAGVSPRPKLNWYNASKGWMNTATKAMAVELAPSGIRVNALNPVAGETPLLASFMGEDTPEMRAKFLATIPLGRFSTPRDLANAALFLCSDEADMITGTCLEVDGGRCI; via the coding sequence ATGAGACTGCAAGGCAAACGCGCCATCGTGACCGGGGGCGGATCGGGCTTTGGCGAAGGGATCGCGACCCGCTTTGCCGCCGAGGGCGCGCAGGTGATCATCGCCGACATCAACATGGACAACGCCCGCAAAGTGGCGGGTGAGACCGGGGCGCATGCGCTGCACGCCGACGTTGCCGATCCGGCCAGCGTCACCAATCTGGTGGCAGAGGCGAACGATCTGATGGGCGGCATCGACATTCTTGTGAACAACGCGGGCATCACCCATCTGCCCGCCTTGATGGAGGATGTGAGCGAAGCGGACTTTGACCGGGTGTTCGCGGTCAATTGCAAATCGGTCTACCTGATGGCCCGCGCTTTAGTGCCTCAGTTGAAGGCGCAAGGGTCGGGGGCAATCCTGAACGTGGCCTCGACGGCGGGGGTGTCGCCCCGGCCCAAGCTGAACTGGTACAACGCCTCAAAGGGTTGGATGAACACGGCGACCAAGGCGATGGCGGTGGAGCTGGCCCCCTCGGGCATCCGGGTGAACGCGCTCAATCCCGTGGCCGGTGAGACGCCGCTTTTGGCGAGTTTTATGGGCGAGGACACGCCGGAGATGCGGGCGAAATTTCTGGCGACAATCCCGCTGGGGAGGTTCTCGACCCCGCGCGATCTGGCAAATGCCGCGCTGTTCCTGTGCTCGGACGAGGCGGATATGATCACAGGGACCTGTCTGGAGGTGGATGGGGGGCGGTGTATTTAG
- a CDS encoding IS256 family transposase, whose translation MQENTITQLSDPSGISPDPLTDLIRDGARKLIEQAIEAELSTLLGAFADHKLEDGRARLVRHGHLPEREILTGVGPVAVTVPRVRDRKPGTDKIAFTPSILPRYLRKAKSVEELLPWLYLKGVSTGDFSEALAALLGPHAKGLSATTITRLKADWWSEYEAWEKRDLGTRRFLYIWADGVYFKPRRAEEKQCVLVIVGADEYGRKELLAMTDGFRESTQSWREVLLDLKRRGLKQDPKLAIGDGALGFWAALREVFPSTQEQRCWLHKTMNVLNALPKSVQAKAKAHLHDIWQAETRAAASAAFDFFVDAYGVKWDKAVAKLVKDRDALLTFYDYPAEHWKHIRTSNPIESTFATVRHRTKRTKGCLSRKTGLAMAFRLMMSAQTKWRKLDGRNRLPEVISGVEFRDGVRQLQNAA comes from the coding sequence ATGCAAGAGAATACCATCACCCAGCTATCTGATCCATCCGGGATTTCGCCGGACCCGCTGACCGACCTCATCCGGGACGGCGCGCGCAAGCTGATCGAGCAGGCGATTGAGGCGGAACTGTCCACGCTGCTTGGCGCCTTTGCCGATCACAAGCTTGAGGATGGTCGCGCAAGACTGGTTCGTCATGGGCACCTGCCCGAGCGTGAGATTTTGACCGGTGTCGGGCCTGTTGCCGTGACGGTGCCGCGTGTGCGGGACCGCAAGCCGGGCACGGACAAGATCGCGTTCACGCCCAGCATCCTGCCGCGGTATCTGCGCAAGGCAAAGTCGGTCGAAGAGCTGCTGCCCTGGCTTTACCTGAAGGGCGTGTCCACCGGCGATTTCAGTGAGGCGCTTGCCGCCCTGCTGGGGCCACACGCCAAGGGCCTCTCGGCCACTACGATCACGCGGCTGAAAGCGGACTGGTGGTCCGAGTACGAGGCCTGGGAAAAGCGTGACCTCGGCACCCGGCGGTTTCTCTACATCTGGGCCGACGGCGTCTATTTCAAGCCGCGAAGGGCCGAGGAAAAACAATGCGTTTTGGTGATCGTGGGTGCGGATGAATACGGCCGCAAGGAGCTGCTGGCCATGACCGACGGCTTCCGCGAAAGCACTCAGAGTTGGCGCGAGGTTCTGCTCGATCTCAAACGCCGCGGACTGAAGCAGGATCCCAAGCTCGCCATAGGCGACGGCGCCCTGGGGTTCTGGGCGGCACTGCGCGAGGTCTTCCCCTCGACACAGGAGCAGCGGTGCTGGCTCCACAAAACCATGAACGTGCTCAACGCGCTGCCGAAATCGGTGCAAGCCAAGGCCAAGGCGCACCTGCACGACATCTGGCAGGCCGAAACCCGAGCCGCGGCGTCGGCCGCCTTCGACTTCTTCGTCGATGCCTACGGCGTGAAATGGGACAAGGCAGTCGCCAAGTTGGTCAAGGATCGGGATGCACTACTGACCTTCTACGACTACCCGGCCGAACACTGGAAACACATCCGGACGTCAAATCCGATCGAGAGCACGTTCGCCACCGTCAGACACAGGACGAAACGCACCAAGGGCTGCCTCAGCCGCAAGACTGGGCTCGCCATGGCTTTCCGGCTGATGATGTCTGCTCAGACGAAATGGCGAAAACTCGACGGGCGGAATCGCCTCCCGGAGGTCATCAGCGGGGTTGAGTTCCGCGACGGCGTCCGCCAACTTCAAAACGCCGCCTGA